A portion of the Oceanivirga salmonicida genome contains these proteins:
- the ruvX gene encoding Holliday junction resolvase RuvX: MKKYIGLDLGDVRIGVAKCDPLGILATSLLVINREKEDAIKKILEICADEGTYKLVVGKPLRLSGASEIQVEKVEKFINELKEKDARIEVNYIDERYTTKEAEYYLRNFSKKNGKQKRQVVDMIAATIILQTFLDGLK, encoded by the coding sequence ATGAAAAAATATATAGGACTAGATTTAGGAGATGTAAGAATAGGGGTTGCTAAATGTGACCCATTAGGTATTTTAGCTACAAGTTTACTAGTCATAAATAGAGAAAAAGAAGATGCAATAAAAAAAATATTAGAAATATGTGCTGATGAAGGGACATATAAATTGGTAGTAGGTAAACCTTTAAGATTAAGTGGTGCAAGTGAAATACAGGTAGAAAAAGTAGAGAAATTTATAAACGAATTAAAAGAAAAAGATGCTCGTATAGAAGTAAATTATATTGATGAAAGATACACTACCAAAGAAGCAGAATATTATTTAAGAAATTTTTCAAAAAAAAATGGTAAACAAAAAAGACAAGTTGTAGATATGATAGCGGCAACCATAATATTACAAACGTTTTTAGATGGTTTAAAATAG
- a CDS encoding pyridoxal phosphate-dependent aminotransferase, producing MRKIIEGIEVSKIRQIALKMRDFKDGIDFTIGEPSQDIPQIIKDEMIDKIKNVKIGYSTTGGMIELREKIAKYYNKYFGSNYDMKNCIITIGATEGIAVFCRAVLEENDEVLVPLPAYPGYEPNILMEGAKPVYIDTKDNGFKVTAKMLEDNITDKTKAIVLTYPNNPTGVCLSEKEMDKIADVIRKNNVYLLCDEIYAALAFEKFHSIAKYQDIEDKVVIISGFSKSHSMTGYRIGYMLSSSKNIANLIKASQYTTTGTATLSQYGAMVALEKCLDRSEVIKQNKERVDYMVKGLEKLGFSVIKPEGAFYVFASYSKISNKDSLSFCTEILENTHVGIVPGICFNVEGYVRLSVIKDIPELDEALNRLEKYFKGI from the coding sequence ATGAGAAAAATAATAGAAGGTATAGAAGTATCTAAAATAAGGCAAATTGCATTAAAAATGAGAGATTTTAAAGATGGTATAGATTTTACAATAGGAGAACCTAGTCAAGACATTCCACAAATTATTAAGGATGAAATGATAGACAAAATAAAAAATGTAAAAATAGGTTATTCAACAACTGGTGGAATGATAGAATTAAGAGAAAAGATTGCTAAATATTATAATAAATATTTTGGATCAAATTATGATATGAAAAATTGTATAATAACAATAGGTGCAACAGAAGGTATAGCGGTTTTTTGTAGAGCCGTATTAGAAGAAAATGATGAAGTATTAGTTCCGCTTCCGGCTTACCCAGGTTATGAACCTAATATTTTAATGGAAGGTGCAAAACCAGTATATATAGACACTAAAGATAATGGGTTTAAAGTTACTGCAAAAATGTTAGAAGACAATATTACAGATAAAACAAAGGCAATAGTTTTAACTTATCCAAATAATCCTACAGGAGTTTGTTTAAGTGAGAAAGAAATGGACAAAATAGCAGATGTTATAAGAAAAAATAATGTGTATCTTTTATGTGATGAAATATATGCAGCATTAGCATTTGAAAAATTCCACTCTATTGCTAAATATCAAGATATAGAAGACAAGGTAGTAATTATTAGTGGATTTTCTAAATCACATTCTATGACAGGTTATAGAATAGGTTACATGTTATCAAGTAGTAAAAATATTGCTAATTTAATAAAAGCAAGTCAATATACTACAACAGGAACTGCCACACTATCACAATATGGAGCAATGGTAGCCCTTGAAAAATGTTTAGATAGAAGTGAAGTAATAAAACAAAATAAAGAAAGAGTAGATTATATGGTAAAAGGTCTTGAAAAATTAGGCTTTAGTGTTATAAAACCTGAAGGAGCATTTTATGTTTTCGCATCATACTCTAAAATTTCAAATAAAGACTCACTTAGTTTTTGTACAGAAATACTAGAAAATACACATGTAGGTATAGTTCCTGGAATTTGCTTTAATGTAGAAGGGTATGTAAGATTATCTGTTATAAAAGATATACCTGAATTAGATGAAGCTTTAAATAGATTAGAAAAATATTTTAAGGGAATATAA
- a CDS encoding DUF441 domain-containing protein, with protein sequence MESYIILAIIGLIGLVGKNKILVYSALTLIALKLIPYSNKYLPDIKVNGLKIGIFIITVSVLVPIATGSIGLNEVILTLKKKEGIIALIVGVIASIIATKGIHLQLIEPEIVLFVSLGVVAGVAFVGGTPVGAIVASGLTYIVLKIVEKVI encoded by the coding sequence ATGGAAAGTTACATTATATTAGCAATTATAGGACTAATAGGCTTAGTAGGTAAAAATAAAATACTTGTTTATTCAGCATTAACCTTAATAGCATTAAAATTAATTCCATATAGTAATAAATATTTACCAGATATTAAAGTTAATGGTTTAAAAATTGGAATATTTATAATAACTGTAAGTGTTTTAGTGCCTATCGCAACAGGTAGTATAGGATTAAATGAAGTAATATTAACTTTGAAGAAAAAAGAGGGAATAATAGCATTAATAGTTGGTGTAATAGCTTCTATAATAGCAACTAAGGGTATACACCTACAATTAATTGAACCAGAAATAGTATTATTTGTATCTCTTGGAGTGGTTGCAGGAGTAGCATTTGTAGGTGGAACACCAGTTGGTGCAATAGTTGCCAGTGGTTTAACTTATATAGTACTAAAAATAGTGGAAAAGGTGATTTAA